The Pedobacter roseus genome contains a region encoding:
- a CDS encoding Ig-like domain-containing protein: MVLIGSEIAMASEHLDNLVFTNVHEYVHTQQKTNIGDNLLAQCVMEGVAEFVSEKVMAIPSTLPALTYGKAHTESIKQVFTLQMFNAGNGFWLYSNAENQFGLRDLGYYVGYAIAEKYYAKATDKARAIAEMIELDYNNMEALAAYVDQSGYFDQRVKQLNDEYEKNRPLVLSTTPEKLSDTGDTLNYKFKIVFSKPMDKRFRNFDYGPLGKDNAMFIKNFTGFSADGFTAEFDVQLKPNRQYQIVLGEGFRDLNGVRIKPYLIDFKTGEK, encoded by the coding sequence TTCACGAATATGTGCATACCCAGCAAAAAACAAACATCGGCGATAATTTATTGGCGCAATGTGTAATGGAAGGGGTTGCCGAATTTGTTTCCGAAAAAGTGATGGCCATTCCTTCTACCCTTCCTGCGCTTACCTATGGAAAAGCACATACCGAAAGTATTAAGCAGGTATTTACACTACAAATGTTCAATGCCGGAAATGGTTTTTGGCTATACAGCAATGCTGAAAATCAATTTGGGCTGAGGGATCTCGGTTATTATGTGGGTTATGCCATTGCCGAAAAATATTATGCAAAAGCAACAGATAAAGCCAGGGCAATTGCTGAAATGATTGAGCTCGACTACAATAATATGGAAGCCCTGGCTGCCTATGTAGATCAATCAGGTTATTTCGATCAAAGGGTTAAGCAATTAAACGACGAATATGAAAAGAACCGTCCGCTTGTGCTTAGTACCACACCCGAAAAATTATCAGATACTGGCGATACCCTGAACTATAAATTTAAAATCGTTTTTTCGAAACCCATGGATAAACGTTTCAGAAACTTTGATTATGGCCCCTTGGGTAAAGATAACGCTATGTTTATTAAAAATTTCACTGGATTTTCTGCTGACGGCTTCACTGCCGAATTCGATGTTCAGTTAAAACCGAACAGACAGTACCAAATTGTACTTGGAGAAGGTTTCAGAGATTTGAATGGTGTAAGGATCAAACCTTACCTGATTGATTTTAAAACCGGAGAAAAATAA